A stretch of Vibrio aphrogenes DNA encodes these proteins:
- the lgt gene encoding prolipoprotein diacylglyceryl transferase — translation MSQGFLVFPQIDPIIFSIGPIGVRWYGLMYLLGFAFAMYVANKRADKPGSGWTREQVSDLLFAGFLGVVLGGRIGYVLFYGFDYWMADPLYIFKVWTGGMSFHGGLLGVITAMWWYARKHHRTFFSIADFIAPLVPFGLGAGRIGNFINGELWGRVTEVPWAMIFPTGGPYPRHPSQLYEFLLEGVVLFLILHWFIRKPRPAGAVSGLFLIGYGVFRFCVEFVREPDAQLGLFDNFISMGQILSTPMIIIGALIMIWSYKTQKPTIDSSRQESERKPSKAVKGK, via the coding sequence ATGAGTCAGGGATTTTTGGTTTTCCCACAAATTGATCCAATCATTTTTTCCATTGGTCCGATTGGCGTTCGCTGGTATGGATTGATGTATTTACTTGGTTTTGCCTTTGCGATGTATGTGGCTAATAAACGTGCCGATAAACCTGGTAGTGGTTGGACACGAGAACAAGTTTCGGATCTGTTATTTGCCGGTTTCTTAGGGGTGGTTTTAGGCGGGCGCATTGGTTACGTTCTGTTTTATGGTTTCGATTACTGGATGGCCGATCCTCTGTATATTTTTAAAGTATGGACCGGCGGCATGTCGTTCCATGGCGGATTACTGGGCGTGATCACTGCAATGTGGTGGTATGCACGTAAGCATCACCGTACTTTCTTTAGTATTGCCGATTTTATTGCGCCATTGGTTCCTTTTGGCTTAGGAGCAGGCCGAATTGGTAACTTTATTAATGGTGAGTTATGGGGGCGAGTGACAGAGGTACCTTGGGCGATGATTTTCCCAACGGGTGGCCCTTATCCTCGACACCCATCACAGCTATATGAGTTCTTGCTTGAAGGTGTGGTGCTGTTCTTAATTCTACATTGGTTTATTCGTAAGCCTCGACCAGCTGGAGCGGTATCAGGGTTATTCTTAATCGGTTATGGTGTCTTCCGTTTCTGCGTAGAGTTTGTGCGTGAACCCGATGCTCAACTTGGCTTATTTGATAACTTTATTTCAATGGGGCAGATTTTATCGACCCCGATGATTATAATCGGCGCATTGATCATGATTTGGTCTTATAAGACTCAAAAGCCGACAATTGATTCCAGCCGTCAAGAAAGTGAACGCAAACCAAGCAAAGCCGTAAAAGGAAAATAA
- a CDS encoding thymidylate synthase produces the protein MKQYLELCQRIINEGQWVENERTGKRCLTIINADLTYDVGHNQFPLVTTRKSFWKAAVAELLGYIRGYDNAEDFRKLGTKTWDANANLNQAWLNNPYRKGEDDMGRVYGVQGRQWAKPDGGHIDQLRKIVDDLTRGVDDRGEILNFYNPGEFHMGCLRPCMYSHHFSLLGDTLYLNSTQRSCDVPLGLNFNMVQVYVFLAIMAQITGKKAGVAYHKIVNGHIYEDQLAPMRDIQLKREPFAAAKFHINPKIKTLEDLETWVTLDDFEVTDYQCHEPIKYPFSV, from the coding sequence GTGAAACAATATCTAGAACTATGCCAACGTATTATTAATGAAGGCCAATGGGTTGAAAACGAACGAACTGGAAAGCGTTGCTTAACCATTATTAATGCCGATTTAACCTATGATGTTGGACATAATCAGTTTCCACTCGTCACCACTCGTAAAAGCTTTTGGAAAGCAGCGGTGGCGGAATTACTCGGTTATATTCGCGGTTATGACAATGCGGAAGACTTTCGTAAATTGGGCACAAAGACTTGGGATGCCAATGCGAACTTAAATCAAGCTTGGCTCAATAATCCTTACCGAAAAGGTGAAGATGATATGGGGCGAGTTTATGGCGTACAAGGCCGACAATGGGCCAAACCCGATGGTGGTCATATTGACCAATTACGTAAAATTGTTGATGACTTAACTCGTGGCGTGGATGACCGTGGTGAAATTTTAAATTTCTATAATCCGGGCGAGTTCCATATGGGCTGCCTACGCCCATGCATGTATAGCCACCACTTTTCGTTGCTCGGTGATACATTGTATTTAAATAGCACACAACGCTCTTGTGATGTTCCGCTGGGATTGAATTTTAATATGGTGCAAGTGTATGTCTTTTTAGCCATTATGGCGCAGATCACCGGTAAAAAAGCCGGAGTGGCTTACCATAAAATCGTCAATGGACATATTTATGAAGATCAATTGGCACCTATGCGCGATATCCAATTAAAGCGTGAGCCATTTGCTGCGGCAAAATTTCACATTAATCCAAAGATAAAAACATTAGAGGATTTAGAAACCTGGGTAACGTTAGATGATTTTGAAGTCACCGATTATCAATGCCATGAGCCGATAAAATACCCATTTTCAGTGTAA
- the nhaR gene encoding transcriptional activator NhaR, with amino-acid sequence MSHLNYNHLYYFWMVCKQGSVARAAEALFLTPQTVTGQIKAFEDRMNGKLMKRSGRSVEPTELGQLVFKYADKMFGLSYEMLDIVNYSQQANVLFDVGVADALSKRLVSKILLNTVPDDNSIHLRCFESTHELLLEQLSQHKLDMILSDCPVDSSQSPGLFSKKLGECKMSFYSSQAIVDGDFPAILNQRKLLIPGRRTSMGRNVMHWFERLGITPNILGEFDDSALMKAFARYHTEAIFLAPNLYAAEVDDEFPLHLIAEVDDLKEEYYVIFAERMIQHPSVKNVCDADFSELFKVTL; translated from the coding sequence ATGTCACATTTGAATTACAACCATCTTTATTATTTTTGGATGGTATGTAAACAGGGATCGGTGGCTAGAGCTGCGGAAGCGCTATTTTTAACGCCACAAACAGTGACCGGCCAAATCAAGGCGTTTGAAGATCGCATGAACGGCAAATTGATGAAGAGAAGTGGGCGTAGTGTTGAGCCGACGGAGCTTGGTCAATTGGTTTTCAAATATGCCGATAAAATGTTTGGCCTTAGTTATGAAATGCTGGATATCGTCAATTATTCACAGCAAGCTAATGTTTTATTTGATGTTGGCGTAGCCGATGCGCTCTCTAAGCGTTTGGTCAGTAAAATTTTATTGAATACGGTGCCGGACGATAACAGTATCCATTTACGCTGTTTTGAATCGACTCATGAATTGTTATTAGAACAGTTGTCTCAACATAAATTGGATATGATTTTATCGGATTGTCCGGTGGATTCGAGCCAAAGCCCTGGGTTATTTAGTAAAAAACTTGGGGAATGTAAGATGAGTTTTTACTCTTCTCAAGCGATCGTTGATGGCGATTTTCCCGCGATATTAAATCAGCGGAAGTTATTGATCCCGGGACGACGCACCTCGATGGGAAGAAATGTGATGCATTGGTTTGAAAGATTGGGTATCACCCCTAATATTTTAGGAGAATTTGACGATTCAGCGTTAATGAAAGCATTTGCTCGTTACCACACTGAAGCGATCTTTCTTGCACCGAATTTATATGCGGCAGAAGTCGATGATGAGTTTCCATTGCATTTAATTGCAGAAGTGGATGATTTAAAAGAAGAGTATTATGTGATTTTTGCTGAACGAATGATTCAACATCCATCAGTAAAAAATGTATGTGATGCAGATTTTAGCGAATTATTTAAAGTCACGTTATGA
- a CDS encoding ArsR/SmtB family transcription factor, translating into MDLNKMERNLSQAVVLLKAMANENRLQILCILHEDELSVGELCEKLPLSQSALSQHLAWLRRDGLVSTRKQSQTVYYSLQSDEVKALIEQLHQLYCKK; encoded by the coding sequence ATGGATCTAAATAAGATGGAACGTAATCTTTCACAAGCGGTGGTCTTGTTAAAGGCGATGGCCAATGAGAATCGACTACAAATTTTGTGCATTTTGCATGAAGATGAATTGTCGGTTGGAGAGTTGTGTGAAAAGCTACCTTTGAGTCAATCGGCTCTTTCCCAACATCTTGCTTGGTTGCGCCGTGATGGGTTAGTCAGTACCCGTAAACAGTCACAAACCGTGTACTACTCATTACAAAGTGATGAGGTAAAAGCATTGATTGAGCAGTTGCATCAACTCTATTGTAAAAAATAA
- the rpsT gene encoding 30S ribosomal protein S20, with protein MANSKSAKKRAIQAEKRRQHNASRRSMMRTYMKKTIAAIAAGDKEAATAALAEATPLLDRMATKGLIHKNKAARHKSRFTAAIKAL; from the coding sequence TTGGCAAACAGTAAATCTGCTAAGAAGCGCGCTATCCAAGCTGAGAAACGTCGCCAGCACAACGCTAGCCGTCGTTCTATGATGCGCACTTACATGAAAAAAACTATCGCTGCAATTGCTGCAGGCGATAAAGAAGCTGCAACAGCTGCACTAGCTGAAGCAACACCATTACTAGACCGCATGGCGACTAAAGGCCTTATTCATAAGAATAAAGCTGCACGTCATAAGTCTCGTTTTACTGCAGCGATCAAAGCTCTTTAA
- the murJ gene encoding murein biosynthesis integral membrane protein MurJ gives MSRKLLRSGLIVSSMTFVSRVLGLVRDVVVANLMGAGAAADVFFFANRIPNFLRRLFAEGAFSQAFVPVLTEYHASGDMDKTRQLIAKASGTLGVLVTLVTLFGVLGSGIVTAIFGAGWFMDWLNGGPDAHKFLLASFLLKITFPYLWFITFVALSGAILNTLGKFAVSSFTPVFLNIMMIVAALYISPNMEQPEVGLAIGVFLGGLVQFLFQIPFLLKQGMIVRPQWGWNDPGVKRIRTLMIPALFGVSVSQINLLFDSAVASFLATGSISYLYYSDRLLEFPLGLFGIAIATVILPALSRNHVDAESHGFAKTMDWGVRMVLLLGVPAMCGLIILAKPMLMVLFMRGEFSPADVQNASLSLWAYATGLLNFMLIKVLAPGYYSRQDTKTPVRYGIIAMLTNIVFNAIFAYFFGYVGLALATSLSALVNMTLLYRGLHIANVYRLSKETIGFAIKVALAGAVMVAAIEWQMADFDVWLSWSTAYRAMWLVGLIGLGALVYVVSALILGVRTRHLKAD, from the coding sequence GTGAGTCGAAAACTACTGAGATCAGGTCTAATTGTCAGCTCAATGACATTTGTTTCTAGGGTATTAGGTCTTGTACGTGATGTTGTGGTCGCGAATTTAATGGGAGCAGGGGCGGCGGCGGATGTGTTTTTCTTTGCTAACCGCATTCCCAATTTTTTACGTCGCTTATTTGCTGAAGGGGCATTTTCTCAAGCTTTTGTTCCTGTTTTAACTGAGTATCACGCCTCTGGTGATATGGATAAAACTCGCCAATTGATAGCCAAAGCCTCCGGAACGCTTGGGGTTTTAGTGACATTAGTGACTTTATTTGGAGTGCTCGGGTCGGGAATTGTTACAGCGATTTTTGGTGCGGGCTGGTTTATGGATTGGCTCAATGGTGGACCAGATGCCCATAAGTTTCTTCTGGCGAGCTTTTTATTAAAAATCACCTTTCCTTATTTGTGGTTCATCACTTTTGTGGCGTTATCTGGTGCGATTCTAAACACCTTAGGGAAGTTTGCCGTTTCATCTTTTACCCCGGTATTTTTAAATATCATGATGATTGTGGCCGCACTGTATATCTCACCGAATATGGAACAGCCAGAAGTCGGCTTGGCCATCGGGGTGTTTTTAGGGGGGTTAGTCCAATTTTTATTCCAAATTCCATTTTTATTAAAGCAAGGAATGATCGTTCGTCCGCAATGGGGATGGAATGATCCAGGCGTGAAACGAATCCGCACTTTAATGATTCCTGCTTTATTTGGCGTTTCTGTTAGTCAGATCAACTTGTTATTTGATTCAGCAGTAGCCAGCTTCTTAGCGACAGGCTCGATTAGTTATTTGTATTATTCTGACCGGTTGCTTGAGTTTCCTTTAGGGTTATTTGGGATTGCGATTGCCACGGTAATTTTACCGGCGCTGTCTCGTAATCATGTGGATGCTGAAAGTCACGGTTTTGCGAAAACTATGGACTGGGGGGTGCGTATGGTGCTATTGCTTGGCGTCCCGGCGATGTGCGGTTTGATTATTCTTGCCAAACCAATGTTGATGGTATTGTTTATGCGTGGGGAGTTCTCACCGGCGGATGTGCAAAATGCCTCTTTATCACTGTGGGCTTATGCGACGGGTTTGTTAAACTTTATGTTAATTAAAGTGCTCGCACCGGGATATTATTCGAGACAAGATACCAAAACTCCTGTTCGTTATGGCATTATCGCTATGCTAACCAACATCGTTTTTAATGCTATTTTTGCCTACTTCTTTGGTTACGTCGGTTTGGCTTTAGCCACTTCTTTGTCAGCGCTCGTTAATATGACGTTGTTATATCGTGGATTACATATTGCCAATGTTTATCGTTTATCAAAAGAAACCATTGGCTTTGCAATAAAGGTAGCATTGGCAGGCGCTGTCATGGTCGCTGCGATTGAATGGCAGATGGCTGATTTTGATGTATGGTTAAGCTGGTCAACGGCTTATCGTGCAATGTGGTTAGTTGGCTTGATCGGTTTAGGTGCTTTAGTCTATGTGGTGTCTGCGCTGATCTTAGGTGTGCGTACGCGACATTTAAAAGCCGATTAA
- the ribF gene encoding bifunctional riboflavin kinase/FAD synthetase, with the protein MELIRGIHNIKPHHKGCVLSIGNFDGVHLGHQQVLTQLCEQADRLGLPAVVMTFEPQPMEFFAKQAAPARLTRLRDKFVQLEKCQIDRLLCVNFNQEFASQSPADFIYELLVRRLGVKFLVVGDDFCFGKDRKGNFSDLQRAAQEHDFQVVSTQSFCMPARVTQQDATPIRVSSTAIRQALASDDLASATTMLGRDYSINGRVSHGRKLGRTIGFPTANIPLKRNVSPVSGVYAVKVKGADEQKMVGGVANIGNRPTVNGIRQQLEVHLFDFKQNLYGKQLEVVLLHKIRDEQKFDSFELLKQQIELDAQVARVWLLEHNMFSEALA; encoded by the coding sequence ATGGAATTAATCCGGGGCATTCATAACATTAAACCGCATCATAAAGGATGCGTACTGAGCATTGGTAATTTTGATGGGGTGCATTTAGGGCACCAACAAGTCTTAACCCAGCTTTGTGAGCAGGCTGATCGCTTAGGGTTACCTGCGGTGGTGATGACATTTGAACCCCAACCAATGGAATTTTTTGCTAAACAAGCGGCACCAGCACGTTTAACACGTCTACGAGATAAGTTCGTTCAATTAGAAAAATGTCAAATAGACCGTTTATTATGTGTTAATTTTAACCAAGAATTTGCCAGTCAAAGCCCAGCAGATTTCATCTATGAATTGTTGGTGAGACGTTTAGGTGTTAAATTTTTGGTAGTAGGTGATGATTTTTGCTTTGGTAAAGATCGGAAAGGTAATTTTTCAGATCTACAACGAGCCGCTCAAGAACATGACTTTCAAGTGGTAAGCACGCAAAGTTTTTGTATGCCAGCCCGCGTCACTCAACAAGACGCTACGCCTATCCGGGTGAGCAGTACGGCGATTCGTCAAGCGCTTGCCAGTGATGACTTAGCCTCAGCCACAACCATGCTCGGGCGTGATTACAGTATTAATGGTCGAGTTTCTCATGGCCGTAAATTGGGTCGAACCATCGGGTTTCCCACGGCAAATATACCGTTAAAACGTAATGTTTCTCCGGTGTCTGGGGTGTATGCGGTGAAGGTCAAAGGGGCGGATGAGCAAAAAATGGTGGGAGGGGTAGCCAATATCGGCAATCGACCTACCGTCAATGGCATACGTCAGCAATTAGAAGTTCATTTATTCGACTTCAAACAGAATTTATATGGCAAACAATTAGAAGTGGTTTTGCTGCATAAAATTCGTGATGAACAAAAATTTGATTCATTCGAATTATTGAAACAACAAATAGAATTAGATGCGCAAGTAGCAAGGGTGTGGTTACTTGAACACAATATGTTTTCAGAGGCACTTGCTTGA
- the ileS gene encoding isoleucine--tRNA ligase yields the protein MTDYKDTLNLPETGFPMRGNLANREPEMLKRWYKEDLYSAIRAAKKGKKSFVLHDGPPYANGDIHIGHALNKILKDIIIKSKTLSGFDAPYVPGWDCHGLPIELMVEKKKGKPGQKISAAEFREECRKYAAGQVEGQKESFKRLGIMGEWDKPYRTMDFDTEANIIRALGKIADQGHLLKGFKPVHWCTDCGSALAEAEVEYKDKVSPSIDVRFKAADEAAVVAKFDCKDGHQGEGDVSIVIWTTTPWTLPANRAVCLRDDLEYVLIQVEAHGEHKAERIIVASELAKSVLDRAGIEHFHNLGFTTGKELELSRFNHPFYEFDVPAILGDHVTTDSGTGVVHTAPGHGQEDFVVGKQYGLEVANPVGSNGVYLPDTELFAGQHVFKANDSVLEVLKEKGALLHHHAYEHSYPHCWRHKTPIIFRATPQWFVSMDQAGLRAKALSEIKNVQWMPEWGQSRIEGMIEGRPEWCISRQRTWGVPIALFVHKETAELHPNTPELIEKVAKLVEQKGIQAWWDVEIADLMGEADAANYEKVLDTLDVWFDSGATHFAVVDSREEFNGNSADLYLEGSDQHRGWFQSSLITSVAIKDKAPYKQVLTHGFVVDGNGRKMSKSIGNVVAPKDVTNKLGADILRLWVASTDYTGEVAVSDEILKRSADAYRRIRNTARFFLANLNGFNPATDMVAPEDMVALDRWAVARAQAAQTEIVKAYEEYNTHGVTQRLMQFCSIEMGSFYLDVIKDRQYTAKRGGHAQRSCQTALYYIVEALVRWMAPIMSFTADEIWNEMPAKLPNGEARDKFVFTGEWFDGLFGLAEGEELNNTFWTQIQTVRASVNKLLEAARNDKTIGGSLQAEVTLFAEEALAATINKLEDELRFVLLTSKAQVKPLSEKTDSAKETEVEGLFVEVAASEAEKCDRCWHHVADVGTIAGHETICGRCVSNVDGDGEVRQFA from the coding sequence ATGACTGACTATAAAGATACTCTGAATCTACCTGAAACAGGGTTTCCAATGCGCGGAAATCTGGCCAATCGTGAGCCAGAAATGCTTAAGCGTTGGTACAAAGAAGATCTTTACAGCGCAATCCGTGCTGCAAAGAAAGGTAAAAAATCCTTCGTATTACACGATGGCCCTCCTTATGCCAACGGTGATATTCATATTGGTCACGCTCTAAACAAGATTCTTAAAGATATTATTATTAAGTCAAAGACCTTATCTGGCTTTGATGCGCCGTACGTTCCAGGTTGGGACTGCCATGGTCTTCCAATTGAATTAATGGTTGAGAAGAAAAAAGGTAAGCCAGGCCAAAAAATTTCTGCAGCTGAATTCCGTGAAGAATGTCGTAAATATGCGGCAGGCCAAGTTGAAGGGCAAAAAGAAAGCTTTAAACGTCTAGGTATTATGGGCGAGTGGGACAAACCTTACCGCACTATGGACTTTGATACTGAAGCGAACATTATTCGTGCGCTAGGTAAAATCGCCGATCAAGGTCACTTACTAAAAGGTTTCAAACCGGTTCACTGGTGTACCGATTGTGGTTCAGCATTGGCTGAAGCAGAAGTGGAATACAAAGATAAAGTATCGCCTTCTATCGATGTGCGTTTTAAAGCAGCAGATGAAGCCGCTGTCGTTGCCAAGTTTGATTGTAAAGATGGTCATCAAGGCGAAGGTGATGTGTCGATTGTGATTTGGACGACCACGCCTTGGACTCTACCAGCTAACCGCGCGGTATGTTTACGTGACGACCTTGAGTATGTTCTTATCCAAGTGGAAGCACATGGTGAGCACAAAGCGGAACGTATCATCGTCGCGTCTGAGTTAGCGAAGTCGGTACTGGATCGTGCGGGTATTGAGCATTTCCATAACTTAGGTTTTACTACCGGTAAAGAGTTAGAGCTTTCTCGCTTTAATCACCCATTCTATGAGTTTGATGTGCCTGCGATTTTAGGCGATCACGTTACAACAGATTCAGGTACAGGTGTGGTTCATACCGCGCCGGGTCACGGTCAAGAAGACTTTGTGGTGGGTAAGCAATACGGTCTAGAAGTGGCAAACCCAGTCGGTTCAAACGGTGTTTACCTACCGGATACTGAGCTATTTGCCGGCCAACACGTATTTAAAGCCAACGATTCAGTGCTTGAAGTATTGAAAGAAAAAGGCGCTTTATTACATCATCACGCTTATGAACATAGCTACCCACACTGCTGGCGTCACAAGACTCCGATCATCTTCCGTGCAACTCCACAATGGTTTGTCTCGATGGATCAAGCGGGTCTACGTGCAAAAGCATTAAGCGAAATTAAAAATGTTCAGTGGATGCCTGAATGGGGTCAAAGCCGTATCGAAGGCATGATCGAAGGTCGCCCTGAATGGTGTATCTCTCGTCAACGTACTTGGGGCGTGCCAATTGCTTTATTCGTACATAAAGAAACCGCTGAACTGCACCCTAATACGCCAGAACTGATTGAAAAAGTTGCGAAATTAGTGGAACAAAAAGGCATTCAAGCTTGGTGGGATGTTGAAATTGCCGACCTTATGGGCGAAGCGGATGCGGCGAATTACGAAAAAGTACTTGATACTTTAGACGTATGGTTCGATTCTGGTGCCACTCACTTTGCGGTAGTAGATAGCCGTGAGGAATTCAATGGCAACAGCGCTGATCTTTACCTTGAAGGTTCGGATCAACACCGCGGTTGGTTCCAATCATCGTTGATTACTTCGGTTGCGATCAAAGATAAAGCACCTTACAAACAAGTATTAACGCACGGTTTCGTGGTTGATGGCAATGGTCGTAAGATGTCGAAATCTATCGGTAACGTGGTTGCGCCAAAAGATGTAACCAACAAGTTGGGTGCTGACATTTTACGTCTATGGGTAGCTTCAACTGACTACACCGGTGAAGTTGCGGTTTCTGATGAAATTCTAAAACGTAGCGCCGATGCTTACCGTCGTATTCGTAACACGGCACGTTTCTTCCTCGCAAACTTGAACGGCTTCAACCCAGCAACCGATATGGTGGCACCGGAAGATATGGTGGCATTAGATCGTTGGGCGGTAGCTCGTGCACAAGCGGCGCAAACCGAAATCGTTAAAGCTTATGAAGAATACAACACCCATGGCGTTACGCAGCGTTTAATGCAGTTCTGTTCAATTGAAATGGGCTCATTCTACCTCGATGTAATTAAAGACCGTCAGTACACAGCAAAACGTGGTGGTCATGCTCAACGTAGCTGTCAAACCGCGCTTTACTACATTGTTGAAGCCTTAGTACGTTGGATGGCTCCAATCATGTCATTCACGGCTGATGAAATTTGGAATGAAATGCCAGCCAAACTGCCTAATGGTGAGGCTCGTGATAAGTTCGTATTTACGGGTGAATGGTTCGATGGTTTATTTGGTCTTGCGGAAGGCGAAGAGCTAAACAACACATTCTGGACGCAAATCCAAACGGTACGTGCTTCAGTGAACAAATTGCTTGAAGCTGCGCGTAATGACAAAACCATTGGTGGCTCATTACAAGCGGAAGTGACTCTGTTCGCAGAGGAGGCGTTAGCCGCAACCATCAATAAACTTGAAGATGAATTGCGCTTCGTACTATTAACCTCTAAAGCACAAGTAAAACCGCTTAGCGAGAAAACGGACTCAGCCAAAGAAACTGAAGTTGAAGGTTTATTTGTAGAAGTTGCGGCTTCTGAAGCTGAGAAGTGTGATCGTTGTTGGCACCATGTGGCCGATGTTGGCACTATCGCCGGTCACGAAACTATCTGTGGTCGCTGCGTTTCAAACGTAGATGGCGACGGTGAAGTTCGTCAGTTCGCATAA
- the lspA gene encoding signal peptidase II, with translation MSGLKQTGLRWLWLAVVVFCFDIGIKLVVMNNMGYGWTNRIEVLPFFNLLYVHNLGAAFSFLSDQEGWQRWFFSGIAFVVTGVLMLWMRKLPATERWNNIAYSLVIGGALGNVFDRLVHGFVVDYLDFFWGNYHWPAFNLADSAICIGAVMIVIDGFRSKKEQAER, from the coding sequence ATGAGTGGCTTAAAACAAACGGGTCTCCGCTGGCTATGGCTAGCGGTAGTCGTGTTTTGCTTTGATATTGGCATTAAGTTAGTGGTGATGAACAACATGGGATATGGTTGGACCAACCGTATTGAAGTATTGCCATTTTTCAACTTACTGTATGTACATAACTTAGGGGCCGCCTTTAGCTTTTTGAGTGATCAAGAAGGTTGGCAGCGTTGGTTCTTTTCCGGGATAGCCTTTGTCGTGACCGGGGTACTGATGCTTTGGATGCGTAAGCTACCGGCCACCGAACGTTGGAACAATATCGCTTATTCATTAGTGATTGGAGGCGCACTTGGCAATGTTTTTGACCGTTTAGTGCATGGCTTTGTGGTGGATTATCTGGATTTCTTCTGGGGTAATTACCATTGGCCAGCCTTTAATCTGGCTGATTCTGCCATTTGTATTGGTGCGGTAATGATCGTAATCGACGGCTTCCGTTCGAAAAAAGAGCAAGCAGAGCGTTAA
- the fkpB gene encoding FKBP-type peptidyl-prolyl cis-trans isomerase translates to MSVITASSTVTLHFTIKLKDGSVADSTHNMGKPAKFSMGDGSLSPNFEQCLIGLQTGDSKAIELDAEDAFGMANPDFIQYMDKTRFSGQDLEVGTIMAFSGPDGSEIPGIISEVNGESVKVDFNHPLAGQAVIFDVEILNVD, encoded by the coding sequence GTGTCAGTAATTACAGCAAGTAGTACGGTGACTTTACATTTTACCATTAAGTTAAAAGATGGCTCGGTAGCGGATAGTACGCATAATATGGGCAAGCCTGCGAAGTTTTCGATGGGTGATGGCAGTTTAAGTCCAAACTTTGAACAGTGTTTGATCGGGTTACAAACAGGTGACAGTAAAGCGATTGAATTAGACGCTGAGGATGCTTTTGGCATGGCCAATCCTGATTTTATTCAATACATGGATAAAACCCGTTTTAGTGGTCAAGATTTAGAAGTTGGCACCATTATGGCATTTTCAGGCCCTGACGGTAGTGAGATTCCCGGGATCATCTCTGAGGTTAATGGAGAATCGGTAAAAGTTGATTTTAATCATCCACTTGCTGGGCAGGCAGTCATTTTTGATGTGGAGATTTTAAACGTTGATTAA
- the ispH gene encoding 4-hydroxy-3-methylbut-2-enyl diphosphate reductase, which translates to MTQNMKILLANPRGFCAGVDRAISIVERALEMYQPPIYVRHEVVHNRFVVEGLKQRGAVFVEELSEVPDDNIVIFSAHGVSQAVRQEAKERQLTVFDATCPLVTKVHMEVARASRKHMEVVLIGHAGHPEVEGTMGQYTSDTGGMYLVERPEDVAKLVVKDPTHLHYVSQTTLSVDETSDVIDELRRVFPKIQGPRKDDICYATQNRQDAVRILAGSVDVMVVVGSKNSSNSTRLKELSEKLGTPGYLTDCSEDINPAWFDGKTKVGVTAGASAPEELVNQIIERIKELGGRDVEEVLGREENMFFEVPKELQIKNVE; encoded by the coding sequence ATGACTCAGAACATGAAAATTTTGTTAGCGAACCCTCGTGGCTTTTGTGCGGGTGTTGATCGTGCGATCAGTATTGTTGAACGTGCATTAGAAATGTACCAGCCGCCAATCTATGTCCGTCATGAAGTGGTGCATAACCGTTTTGTGGTTGAAGGGTTAAAGCAGCGTGGTGCAGTCTTTGTTGAAGAATTATCTGAAGTGCCCGATGATAATATTGTGATTTTCTCCGCTCATGGGGTATCACAAGCGGTGCGTCAAGAAGCTAAAGAGCGCCAATTGACGGTGTTTGATGCAACTTGCCCATTAGTGACCAAAGTTCATATGGAAGTGGCGCGCGCCAGTCGTAAACATATGGAAGTGGTGCTGATTGGCCATGCGGGGCACCCAGAAGTGGAAGGTACCATGGGCCAGTATACCAGTGATACTGGCGGCATGTACTTAGTTGAACGCCCAGAAGATGTGGCAAAGCTGGTGGTTAAAGACCCAACACACCTTCATTATGTGAGCCAGACAACGTTATCCGTTGATGAAACATCGGATGTGATTGATGAGTTGCGTCGAGTTTTCCCTAAGATCCAAGGCCCGCGTAAAGATGATATTTGCTATGCGACACAAAACCGTCAAGATGCGGTACGTATTTTGGCTGGTAGCGTTGATGTGATGGTCGTAGTTGGCTCGAAAAACTCATCAAACTCAACACGACTAAAAGAGCTATCAGAAAAACTAGGCACTCCAGGCTATTTGACCGATTGTTCTGAAGATATTAATCCTGCTTGGTTTGATGGTAAAACTAAAGTTGGTGTTACAGCAGGTGCATCGGCTCCTGAAGAGCTCGTCAATCAAATCATTGAGCGTATTAAAGAGCTAGGCGGACGTGATGTAGAAGAAGTACTAGGCCGTGAAGAAAATATGTTTTTTGAAGTGCCAAAAGAGCTGCAAATAAAGAATGTGGAGTAG